The Helianthus annuus cultivar XRQ/B chromosome 11, HanXRQr2.0-SUNRISE, whole genome shotgun sequence region ATCCATTTGACCCACAAGGATTCCCGGTTGGTAATAATGCTCCAAATATGCGACATCATAAGTGCTTTGTTCACATCTGAGATATTTCGGATTCCAAGACCCCCCTCATCCTTAGGCAAACAAACGTCCTTCCACGCGACTTTAGACCGAATACTCCCAGGAGCCCCCCCATTCCAAAGAAACCTTCGCATTCTCTTTTCCAGATCCTTGACTATACGCATTGGCAAAATAAAAACCGAGGCCCAATACGTATACATTGCTGCAAGAACAGAGTTAAGGAGCTGCAATCGACCTGCAAACGATAACAATTTAGACATCCAATTATCAACCTTCCTCTCCATACGTTCCACCAGAACCCGGCAATCTCTAAAAGATAACTTAGTAGAGATTAAGGGAACCCCGAGGTAGCGAACCGGAAGTTCACCCTCACGAAACGGCAACAAGCTCAGGATTTCAGCTTTTACTTGGCTTGGAACATTGCAGAAAAAAACCGTACTCTTGGGCAAGCTAGGGACCATGCCCGAAACACTAGTGAACTTCTCCAAAACATTCCGAACAAGCTTAACCGATCCAGTATCTCcattaacaaaaacaaataagtcaTCAGCAAATGATACGTTGATAATCTTTTGTTTAGAACAGTGACTATGGAACTTGAAAGCAGGGTTTAACGCCATCTTTTGTAACATGAGAGATAACACCTCCATAATCAACGTGAATAGGTACGGGGACATTGGATCTCCTTGACGAAGACCCCGTTTCCCTGAAAAATAACCATGCAACTCGCCATTTACGCTAACCGAGTAGGATACCGTTGTGACACACGGCATAATCCAAGCAACCATTTTCCGGTGAAAACCAAACCGGACTAAAATAGCTTCTAAAAAAGACCAGCTTACAGTATCATAAGCTTTCTGGATGTCAATCTTCAAAGCACACCTCGGAGGACCACGATCCACATGATAATTATGCATAAGCTCCTGCGTAATAAGAATATTATCAGATATCTTTCTACCAGGAACAAACGCCGATTGGTTAATGTTCACTAGAGTCCCCAAACACCCCTTCACACGATTAGTGATTATTTTGCTGATACACTTATATATCACATTACAACATGATATTGGCCTGTAGTCAAGAACTGTATTTGGAGTATCCATCTTTGGCACCAACGCTAAAATCGTATGGTTAATCTGCTTAAGAATTTGCCCGTATTAAAGAAATCACACACCGCCTTTTTAACTTCACCGCCCACAACATCCCAGGCATTTTTAAAAAACGCTGAAGTGTATCCGTCCGGACCTGGAGCCTTATTCTCACTTATACTGAACATAGCCTGTTTAACTTCATCATCGGTAACCTGTCTCACCATAGTCTCCGCCACATTCTGCTGCAAAACATTAACAAATAAATCTGCATCATCCAACCTAGCCACTTTATCTTCGGTGCCCATGAAAGCTGAATAATGGTTTAGCAAAGCAGCCGCGACATCAACTCCCTCATACTGGTTCCCATTCGTATCCTTAATGCAATTGATTTTATTTCTAGCATTCCTACTTTTCACACTATTATGAAAGTAGGATGTATTTGAATCACCCGCACATAACCATTGCACTTTAGATTTTTGTTTCAAGAAACACTCCTCATCATAAACCGCTGACTTGAAGTCTCGCAAACAGATAGTCTCAGAAGACCGAATAGCAGCATCAAAAGGATGAGCTTCCACCTGTTTTTGAATCTGGTCCAGCTCATTCCGTAAGTCAGTAACTCTTTTATGGAGATTACCTTGATTACGCAATATCCTCCTAAAATGTGATTTCAGACCCTTCATTTTCTTAACCACAGAAAACATGGTAGCACCCTCCACAGTTTTAGTCCATTCGGACATCACAGCTTGACGGAACTCAGGCTTTGTCACAATAAAGTTTGGGAATTTAAAAGGTTTAGGCCGGTCCGTAGACATAGAAAATAATTTCAAGATAGCAGGAGCATGATCTGAAACACGGAAAGGCTGAAACATAGCATAAGCATCCGAGAAAACATCTAAGAGTTTGATGTTACCCATAATACGGTCAATCTTCTTTAGCATTCCTACCCCATCCTTTGGTTTTTGATTCCAAGTATAATGCAACCCATGACTCTTAACATCGATCAATTCTGCCTCTTGAACACAATCATAGAATTCTCGCATAGCTATTGTGTGGGAGGACGGCCCCATAGTAAAATCCTCCATATTCAAAGCGACATTGAAATCACCCATTACAACCCAAGGGGTATCATGAGTGAGGCCTTTAAAGTTACACAAATCAGCCCACAAGCTTCTCCTATCCTGATATTTGTTTTCCGCATGCACAAAAGAACAAAATATCTTCTTTTTGACCGATTTTAACAATACCTGAGCATGAATAACCTGGTCTGATTGGGATATAACCATAAGATCAATATCATCCGCATTCCACCCCAATATCACCCTCGTACCTCTATGACACATACCTCCGTTCGATGTCCACTTCCAATTCCGAAAAATCTTCTCACATATCTTATTCAGCTTATTAACAGCCACATGAGACTCTAAAATGGCACAAACACTTAAATGATTCTCCGCAATAAAATGGCGAACCTCACTTTGTTTCAGGGGTTGGTTCAGACCCCTTATGTTCCAAGCAGCTAAGCTACCCATTAAAACCATTGtcaccgggagtgcttgccccctcagaattTTGATTATTCATGTTACCACTCATAAAATCAGCCATCTCTGTCGGATTCAACTCCTTAACTTCATCAGGTTGTTGTATACGGGTACCATGATTTTCATCAATCATCGACTTGGCACTAGTCGGATCCCTTTTCTCATTATTCTTATCATTATCAAGCACCGCAAAGGAGTTTGACAACTGCACAGCCGCCGAATTATCCCCCTTCGTTCCAGACGTACTTGCATGATATTTATTAGTCTTAGGTTTATACACAACCTTAGGTTTCTGCTTCTTTTGAGGGAACGAGTACCTCGCCATCTTCCTTTTATCAGTAACAAAACCCTCCTCATCAACAGTAACCATCTTAGCCTTACCATTAGGTTTCTTGCTACACGTATTGTCATCATGACTAAACAAACAGCATGTACTACAGCGTAACGGCCTCCACTCATATTCAACTTTAACCCGTTCCAAAATGAACCCATCCTCATCCATTTTAGGGATAGCTACAGTAATGTGATCCTTCAGCTCGTTATCAGCATTTAACTCAATCATCGCACGAGCATAACTACTCCTTCCCCAGTTTTCAACACACATATCAGCTGTATAGTAATCTAACCTTTTAGGAACCCCTAGCTTCGAAGCCAACAATCTCAATCCATCATCCGTATAAACTGAAATCGGCACATTGTGCAACTTAACCCATATTGGAACGGTTTTGATACTATCTTTCTTGAGTGTAACCTTCGGAGACCATATGTTCAGAAATAACGGGACTTTTCGTATTAACCATGGTCCTCCTTCCAACACCTTAGTCAATCCTTCCTTCGAgtcaaacttgaagaaaaagaaacctGACGTGTTCATCATAAGTTTTGAAAACCCAAACTTTGCCCAGACATTCTTTGCATAATACTCAACCACAGGAAACGGCAATCTATTCCCTAAAAAATAACCATAGAGGACATTATCGAATTTGTCTTGAACCTGCTGCACAACCTCTTTCGGTATAACAATATCAGCATCATCTCTCGTTTCCTTAGGTTCCAAGAGTCTGAAATTTACCTCCCTTTTCTTACGAGTGGACTGCACCTTTTCAGCATACGAGACTGTTTTCTCCTCCTTACTAGCTTCCCAGAAAACCTCATCATGCACAGCATTAGGCTTAACGACATCATGATCATCGGCATTAAGATTGACTGGAACTGTGATTTTGGTAAGTTCATCTATGACATTAACTACCTTCGGTCCCTGTTGTTGATCAGACACAACACCCCTACGCGGACAGAATGTTTTGCCGTCAATGTTCAGTAATCTAGTAGCAAAACCCTTATTAGGGTTTGACGAGGAAGACAGAATATCCGGCGGCTTGACATGTCTTGCATCCATATCCGACGGCTTGAAGTAACTATAATCCATACCACAATAAATCTAGAACCATGCAAGGAAGAAAATACGAATAACCAAGAACCAAAGCGAATTGACAACAAACCCTAGCAgtaaaagaaataaaaactaACCCTAATCCTGACGTCAAAAGATTAGTAACCAAGGTAAAGTCTAGTATCCTTACTCAGAAGGAACGACAACACCACAATTGCTAACCCAGATCGATCAAGAAGAAGATCAGTATGAACAGACGAGCAAGAAAACTAGGGTTTCACACGGTCGCCAATTTCGCCCAGAGCCATATGTGCATGTAAAATgtctcgtgggtaacatttcttggatatatgagtaacccccgaaatcttgtttgaaaggtccctttttctgagatactaggtctttatactcagtgatatctggggtattatcccgggacttctgctgaatggaaattctgacctagtccccgtataatactttctgcaaatgcttgaaatgtagcaccaccctcagcaaaaatgatgaaacaataaaattgataatcattgctgttgaagaaaagatcctctaaaggggacacaccaaaagtcgaaccgtcatctctctgctgaacggaagttctgacctgagctttTACGGTTttgcatctaaccccttacagatatcatctaggtatactcacctgtaagactgaatattgggatctggatacaggagtatattcaagtggtgggacatgcgaataagtttaagtatccaagacattaatatcgtatctcgaaacaattgaactttgtgtgaaaatttaagtggaccagtatactgacaatctaggtgaattgtttagaacttaaaatgaaatgaagcttaacggtgttggtgatttgtctcataaactaaactgatatgatcctcttacacaaactcacaaaaatattgtctgtatagATTACATTGTTGCATAGTTGTATTCCTACATGTGGTGTCAGTTTTgaattttaaaaatccaaaaagattttagtgtgttttagcataaatttttgaaaaattaaaaaagattttcgacaactggtgttggagagctgattttcaaaattccaagtgctaaacatgatgacattgtgtGAAGGGGAGTTTGAATAAAAAGAGTTTAAAATCTATCTTACAAGTGGTCATAAGAAGTTTTGAAAATGATACtcctgcaagtggttcatcagaatcTAAAAGATAAATCATTTTGTGATTTTATAAGTGGTGTCTGAGTGTGTTAAAGTTTaaatatcataaaacttatgtttgtggtagagaatgtgcagatTTGAGTCAggcaacgatcttgaacctgtgaaagccagactgcgatcccagctgattgagagggggagtctgaatgacaaagagccaggttctgatcctGAGATTGCTGTTGCTGACGAGAttaaagattcaacattcgaggggggAGTGTATGTTGATGCTGATGAATAGAAAAGACGTCAACATCCGAAGGAAAAAGTTTGTTGGTgatgaaagagaagagaagataAAGATTGAGGATTCTTACAGCGTCAGATACTTCAAAGTGTTCGAAGAGAAGCCCAACGACtgataatgtcacacccccaaaattaccacctagggagtgtccctgttaggcgtgtgacgactagcaatgagccaccaattacattgaatcacaagtttgaaataaagtttcatcatttaataataaataaatcccaacataagttgttcaaaaaccataagttcagcggaagcattaacgtgtaacaaagtatatgtttcacacaatcaaagtaaataaatgtttgtgaaATAACTCAGCaaagcaaccatgaccactcgcgccctccagccagcaagttcccgcgttccaagtacctaaggacctgcgagcatgtaacacacgtatcagacaaagctggcgagttcacagttttagaaaatgtttgttacccgttgtaaaacagttcaataaccaaagcaagtaatattgttaatatctcatttccgaacaatgacggctcctgaaatacacgactgcccttcccacgtactcctatctagtactgggccagactgggtcattagttcacttccgtcctctacaggagcggtgtgagggtgccaaacctaagtagcgctactaactaatacccgatgagggacttacaaaagatgataggtgagatcattaaccaatatactcgtttttacccaaagccttatccccccatggaatacccactgactgtccccaaccactgggacgcatgctcggatgtagtgaactcacctgagattgctcggtatgattagttACTCGTTTATAGTCGAtcaaccaaatcctaatataatTATCGATAATGGTCAGTTTAGTAGCACGCAGATTTCATACCCGTTGCACATATTACACTAGTGATGTATCAAGAGTACACATAACAATTAATTATGTACATAACAGTTTGTTACCATCACATAGTAC contains the following coding sequences:
- the LOC110888176 gene encoding uncharacterized protein LOC110888176, which encodes MDYSYFKPSDMDARHVKPPDILSSSSNPNKGFATRLLNIDGKTFCPRRGVVSDQQQGPKVVNVIDELTKITVPVNLNADDHDVVKPNAVHDEVFWEASKEEKTVSYAEKVQSTRKKREVNFRLLEPKETRDDADIVIPKEVVQQVQDKFDNVLYGYFLGNRLPFPVVEYYAKNVWAKFGFSKLMMNTSGFFFFKFDSKEGLTKVLEGGPWLIRKVPLFLNIWSPKVTLKKDSIKTVPIWVKLHNVPISVYTDDGLRLLASKLGVPKRLDYYTADMCVENWGRSSYARAMIELNADNELKDHITVAIPKMDEDGFILERVKVEYEWRPLRCSTCCLFSHDDNTCSKKPNGKAKMVTVDEEGFVTDKRKMARYSFPQKKQKPKVVYKPKTNKYHASTSGTKGDNSAAVQLSNSFAVLDNDKNNEKRDPTSAKSMIDENHGTRIQQPDEVKELNPTEMADFMSGNMNNQNSEGASTPGDNESHVAVNKLNKICEKIFRNWKWTSNGGMCHRGTRVILGWNADDIDLMVISQSDQVIHAQVLLKSVKKKIFCSFVHAENKYQDRRSLWADLCNFKGLTHDTPWVVMGDFNVALNMEDFTMGPSSHTIAMREFYDCVQEAELIDVKSHGLHYTWNQKPKDGVGMLKKIDRIMGNIKLLDVFSDAYAMFQPFRVSDHAPAILKLFSMSTDRPKPFKFPNFIVTKPEFRQAVMSEWTKTVEGATMFSVVKKMKGLKSHFRRILRNQGNLHKRVTDLRNELDQIQKQVEAHPFDAAIRSSETICLRDFKSAVYDEECFLKQKSKVQWLCAGDSNTSYFHNSVKSRNARNKINCIKDTNGNQYEGVDVAAALLNHYSAFMGTEDKVARLDDADLFVNVLQQNVAETMVRQVTDDEVKQAMFSISENKAPGPDGYTSAFFKNAWDVVGGEVKKAVCDFFNTGKFLSRLTIRF